A genomic stretch from Thermoanaerobaculum aquaticum includes:
- the miaB gene encoding tRNA (N6-isopentenyl adenosine(37)-C2)-methylthiotransferase MiaB, which translates to MKTYWIETWGCQMNVLDSEYLAGMLQAFGLAPVADPQEADVVLLNTCAVREKAVQKVLSRLGELRFLKQTVGKPEVIGLCGCVAEQEGARALAKSQVLDFVLGPGRIAQLPMALQAVHKGRRLSLTGFEESRDLDTHLIARSHSARQYVTAIHGCNQHCTFCIVPYTRGQEISRPLAEIVSEVKALVARGTLEVTLLGQTINAYRCPQTGADFADLLTAVCEVEGLWRVQFITSHPRFFDDKLIRTLGSLPQLGTYLHLPFQAGSNRILKAMRRRYTREEYLELVAKVREVRPEVALSTDVIVGFPGESEEDFEQTLDLVEKIRFSQLYGFIFSPRPKTPAAKYPDRVPRAVAGERLERLFAAQAAIALSLNQALIGKVVEVLVDGPAKRGEGLWQGRGEDHRVVNFPGWEGIAAGQLVEIRITGATAHALLGERVATGAREKEAAANPLLPVAANAPVRP; encoded by the coding sequence ATGAAGACGTACTGGATTGAAACCTGGGGTTGTCAGATGAACGTGCTCGACTCCGAGTATCTGGCGGGGATGTTGCAAGCTTTTGGCCTGGCTCCGGTGGCGGACCCTCAAGAAGCGGACGTGGTGCTCTTAAACACCTGTGCGGTGCGCGAAAAGGCCGTGCAAAAGGTGCTTTCCCGCCTGGGGGAGCTGCGCTTCCTCAAACAAACGGTGGGAAAACCCGAGGTCATCGGCCTTTGCGGTTGCGTGGCCGAACAGGAGGGTGCCCGGGCCCTGGCTAAAAGCCAGGTCCTGGACTTCGTTTTGGGCCCCGGCCGCATTGCCCAGCTGCCCATGGCCTTGCAGGCGGTGCACAAGGGGAGGAGGCTTTCGCTTACCGGTTTTGAGGAAAGCCGGGATCTGGACACCCACCTCATCGCCCGCTCCCATTCGGCCCGGCAGTACGTCACCGCCATCCACGGTTGCAACCAGCACTGCACCTTTTGCATCGTCCCGTATACCCGTGGTCAGGAGATCAGCCGACCGCTTGCCGAAATCGTGAGCGAGGTTAAGGCTCTGGTGGCCCGGGGTACGCTGGAGGTTACGCTCCTCGGGCAAACCATCAACGCCTACCGCTGTCCCCAAACCGGTGCCGATTTTGCGGACCTTCTGACCGCGGTTTGTGAGGTGGAAGGCCTCTGGCGGGTGCAGTTCATTACCTCCCACCCCCGGTTCTTTGACGACAAGCTCATCCGCACCCTGGGTTCCCTCCCGCAGTTGGGCACCTACTTGCACCTGCCGTTCCAGGCGGGCTCCAACCGCATCCTCAAGGCCATGCGCCGCCGCTACACCCGCGAGGAGTACCTGGAGCTGGTGGCCAAGGTCCGCGAGGTGCGGCCGGAGGTAGCCCTTTCCACCGACGTCATCGTGGGTTTCCCTGGCGAAAGCGAGGAAGACTTCGAACAGACGTTGGATCTTGTTGAAAAGATTAGATTTAGCCAGCTCTACGGGTTCATCTTCTCACCCCGACCCAAAACCCCGGCCGCCAAGTACCCCGACAGGGTGCCGCGAGCGGTGGCCGGGGAAAGGCTGGAGCGCCTGTTTGCCGCGCAAGCGGCCATTGCCCTCAGCTTGAACCAGGCCCTCATCGGCAAGGTGGTGGAGGTTTTGGTGGATGGCCCGGCCAAGCGCGGGGAGGGTCTGTGGCAGGGGAGGGGCGAGGACCATCGGGTGGTGAACTTCCCGGGTTGGGAGGGCATTGCCGCCGGCCAGCTGGTGGAAATCCGCATTACCGGCGCCACCGCCCACGCCCTCTTGGGAGAGCGAGTGGCTACTGGTGCCCGCGAGAAGGAGGCGGCAGCCAACCCGCTTTTGCCGGTTGCCGCCAACGCCCCCGTTCGCCCTTGA
- a CDS encoding ParA family protein, which yields MIITIANQKGGVGKTTTAINLAAAFALKGLATLLVDLDPQANATMSFVDNHELAASMYDVMVGQTPLEEILVPTHLEKLQLAPAKISLAKLEAALVGELDAHFRLKDRLSPVADRFEAVIVDTPPTLGLLTVNAMVAATHLLIPIQSSYFALEGTDDLLETVDKIKARANPDLQILGAVITLYDKRTVLARDIHEQIAKVFGDKLFRTVISRSVRLEESPAYRASIFEHAPESSGATEYYALCEEVMARV from the coding sequence ATGATCATCACGATTGCCAATCAAAAAGGAGGAGTTGGCAAAACCACCACCGCCATTAACCTCGCCGCTGCTTTCGCACTAAAAGGGCTGGCGACGCTGCTGGTGGATTTGGATCCCCAGGCTAACGCCACCATGTCCTTTGTGGACAACCACGAGCTCGCCGCCAGTATGTACGACGTGATGGTGGGGCAAACGCCGCTGGAGGAAATTCTGGTCCCCACCCACCTGGAAAAGCTCCAGCTGGCGCCGGCGAAAATCAGCTTGGCCAAGCTGGAGGCGGCGCTGGTGGGGGAGTTGGACGCCCACTTTCGCCTGAAGGACCGCCTTAGCCCGGTGGCTGACCGTTTTGAAGCGGTGATCGTGGACACCCCGCCCACCCTCGGGCTTTTAACCGTAAACGCCATGGTGGCGGCTACCCACCTTTTGATCCCCATCCAGTCCTCCTACTTTGCGCTGGAAGGCACCGACGACCTTTTGGAAACCGTGGACAAGATCAAGGCCCGGGCCAACCCGGACCTGCAAATCCTCGGCGCGGTCATCACGCTCTACGACAAGCGCACGGTGCTGGCCCGGGACATCCACGAGCAAATCGCCAAGGTGTTTGGCGACAAGCTGTTCAGAACGGTCATTTCCCGTTCGGTGCGCCTGGAAGAAAGCCCGGCCTATCGGGCTTCCATCTTTGAGCACGCCCCTGAGTCCAGCGGGGCTACCGAGTACTACGCGCTTTGTGAGGAGGTTATGGCCCGTGTCTAG
- a CDS encoding LptF/LptG family permease: MRRFPWIVGRAVVREALGPFFLAASVTTFLLVIRFLFTFAELLVSRDASTADVLRLLAYSLPHVVVLTLPMALLFSAVLTVSRWSADSEVIALQACGVRASWLMRPLFGFGVLIFALDVALALWVLPEANRRFQETTRRMYFAAARAALEPRVFNSAFTGQLVYVDRMHPATGLWEGVLVFDLTDAAQETLITAQHGFLVEDSSTGELWLSLREATVHTLRPERPDRYQRSRNSEMRILLQAPPSASVTIRYGPRESSTAELWSRAHSPQESESERRESWVELHKRVALPAATVAFSLLGFPLGLRNRRGGKGYGLTVSVLVVVGYYVLFNNGELLARSGKLPVMLGIWLPNLLVVALAFAFLQVVSKSPSVRNPGPSQLVALWQRLAGVWRLFRARRNAAAANGRAWAAQRCAPPLLLGCIDRWVLRQTMTFFLLVLVAVCGLYIAVNFSEQVEEIQKNQVPLVVVASFYLHLLPQILHDTLPLAFLIAFLGTAAVLEKNNETVALKAAGISLARVALPLLGVGLALSVTLFVLDETVVQKANRTSEKLEDVIKGRHGPRSYRFTDHSFLFLPDGRTVVNFLLFDAEKKTLVRPSVYVFDDALALRARWFAQKATYQDGTWWGENVWSRVFLPDGGEDFSPRSGRVALPITVSPEYFSREFRKPSEMSFRELESYIRRLQTAGYKVDRLLVQLHQKLAYPLSLVLLPWLALPYAFRLGRKGTVMGIATALVLAMAYFSLTALASKLGEVSLLPPVLAAWTPTITFALLALNRQTSLRT, from the coding sequence ATGAGGCGGTTTCCCTGGATTGTGGGTCGGGCGGTGGTTCGCGAGGCGCTGGGGCCGTTTTTCCTGGCGGCCTCGGTGACCACCTTTTTGCTGGTGATCAGGTTTCTTTTCACCTTTGCCGAGCTGCTGGTTTCCCGCGATGCATCCACCGCTGACGTCTTGCGGCTGTTGGCGTACTCCCTGCCGCACGTGGTGGTGCTCACGCTGCCCATGGCCTTGTTGTTTTCCGCAGTGCTTACGGTTTCCCGCTGGTCGGCGGATTCCGAGGTGATTGCCCTGCAGGCGTGCGGTGTGCGGGCCTCCTGGCTCATGCGACCGCTTTTTGGCTTTGGGGTTCTGATTTTTGCGCTGGATGTAGCGCTGGCCCTGTGGGTTTTGCCGGAGGCCAACCGCCGCTTTCAGGAAACCACCCGGCGCATGTACTTCGCCGCCGCCCGCGCCGCCCTGGAGCCCCGGGTTTTCAACTCGGCGTTTACCGGTCAGCTGGTGTACGTGGATCGCATGCATCCCGCCACCGGCCTCTGGGAAGGGGTCCTGGTTTTCGACCTGACCGATGCGGCCCAGGAAACGCTGATTACCGCCCAGCACGGCTTTCTGGTTGAGGACAGCAGCACCGGTGAGCTCTGGCTTTCCCTGCGGGAAGCCACCGTTCACACCCTTCGACCGGAGCGGCCCGACCGATACCAGAGGAGCCGCAACAGCGAGATGCGCATTTTGCTGCAGGCTCCCCCTTCCGCTTCTGTCACCATCCGCTACGGCCCCCGGGAATCCTCCACGGCCGAGCTCTGGAGCCGCGCCCACAGCCCTCAGGAATCGGAATCCGAGCGGCGGGAGTCCTGGGTGGAGCTGCACAAGCGGGTGGCGCTTCCGGCGGCCACCGTAGCCTTTTCGCTTTTGGGTTTCCCCCTGGGGTTGCGCAACCGGCGCGGCGGCAAAGGCTACGGGCTTACCGTTTCGGTGCTGGTGGTGGTGGGTTACTACGTGTTGTTCAACAACGGCGAGCTTCTGGCCCGCAGCGGCAAGCTGCCGGTGATGCTGGGGATTTGGCTGCCCAACCTGCTGGTGGTGGCTTTGGCGTTTGCTTTCCTGCAGGTGGTAAGCAAATCCCCCAGCGTGCGGAACCCCGGCCCTTCCCAGCTGGTGGCCTTGTGGCAGCGCCTTGCGGGGGTTTGGCGCCTCTTTCGGGCACGCCGCAACGCCGCCGCTGCCAACGGGCGAGCCTGGGCCGCCCAGCGCTGTGCGCCACCCCTGCTTTTGGGTTGCATTGACCGCTGGGTCCTGCGGCAAACGATGACCTTCTTCTTATTGGTCTTAGTGGCGGTTTGCGGGCTTTACATTGCCGTCAATTTTTCGGAACAGGTGGAGGAAATTCAAAAAAACCAGGTGCCTCTAGTGGTGGTGGCAAGCTTCTACCTGCACCTCCTCCCGCAAATCCTCCACGACACCCTGCCCCTGGCGTTCCTCATTGCTTTCTTAGGCACCGCCGCGGTTTTGGAAAAGAACAACGAAACCGTGGCCCTGAAGGCTGCGGGGATTTCTTTAGCCCGGGTGGCGCTGCCGCTTTTGGGCGTTGGCCTGGCCTTGAGCGTCACGCTCTTCGTCCTGGACGAAACGGTAGTGCAAAAGGCGAACCGCACCAGCGAGAAGCTGGAGGATGTCATAAAGGGCCGGCACGGACCCAGGAGCTACCGATTCACCGATCATTCCTTCCTGTTTTTGCCCGACGGCCGAACGGTGGTGAACTTCCTGCTGTTTGATGCCGAAAAGAAAACGCTGGTTCGCCCTTCGGTGTACGTTTTCGACGATGCGCTGGCGCTGCGGGCCCGCTGGTTTGCGCAAAAGGCCACCTATCAGGACGGCACCTGGTGGGGCGAAAACGTGTGGAGCCGCGTGTTCCTTCCCGACGGCGGCGAAGACTTCTCCCCCCGCAGCGGACGTGTGGCCCTCCCCATCACCGTGAGCCCCGAGTACTTCAGTCGGGAGTTCCGCAAGCCTTCGGAAATGAGCTTCCGCGAGCTGGAAAGCTACATTCGCCGTTTGCAAACCGCCGGCTACAAGGTGGACCGCTTGCTGGTGCAGCTCCACCAGAAGCTTGCCTACCCCTTGAGCCTGGTGCTGCTCCCCTGGCTGGCACTCCCCTACGCTTTCCGCCTGGGCCGCAAGGGTACGGTGATGGGTATTGCCACGGCTTTGGTGCTGGCCATGGCGTACTTTTCGCTCACGGCCCTGGCCAGCAAGCTCGGGGAGGTTTCGCTGCTGCCGCCGGTGCTGGCCGCCTGGACACCAACCATTACCTTTGCCCTTTTGGCCCTCAACCGACAGACCTCCCTGCGCACCTAG
- the ptsP gene encoding phosphoenolpyruvate--protein phosphotransferase has product MTASRTLSGLPASPGIAMGEPLLVENQPLPVIRVAIPEERVEEEIARLHEAASRVAARLAELKEAAGARMGPEFAAILEAHRLLLSDPTLAAEVEEVIRRERVCAEWALEEVVRGLLQRFEQLADVYLRERQVDLLDVAAHWQRELQGKPQPRLVNGQPRILVADDIPPSQAIQLAAGSVIGFASEAGGLTSHTTIIAKSLGIPAVVGVEGLVEATRHGNFVIVDGFEGHVLINPEPALVEVYRWRAQEHRRRQQNLLQQAGLPAETTDGHRVRLLANVDLLHEIEDAHRAGAEGVGLFRSEFLFMQTAPLLPDEEAQYQVYRKLVEGFPGQVVTIRTYDLGGKKLAREVLGQLEANPALGLRGVRLSLARPDFFRTQLRALLRVAGEFPGQVRVMVPMVGHLEEVRTVKVMLERLRHELEEEGKATPPELALGAMVEVPAAALLAEHFARELAFLSIGTNDLTQYTLAVDRANRELARTYRPLHPAVLRLIERVITAGRRAGIPVSLCGELAADPIAVPVLLGLGLTEFSMHPPALPVVRSLIRAISFADAKRIARRALSMASAKEVEEFLWEIVAGLLAKLQLRVRI; this is encoded by the coding sequence TTGACGGCTTCTCGCACCCTTTCCGGCTTGCCTGCCTCCCCGGGTATCGCCATGGGCGAGCCGCTTTTGGTAGAAAACCAGCCACTGCCGGTCATCCGCGTGGCCATTCCCGAAGAGCGGGTGGAGGAGGAAATCGCCCGGCTGCACGAAGCCGCCTCGCGGGTGGCGGCCCGCTTGGCCGAGCTCAAGGAAGCCGCCGGCGCGCGCATGGGCCCCGAATTTGCCGCCATCCTGGAAGCCCACAGGCTCCTGCTTTCCGATCCCACCCTGGCCGCGGAGGTGGAGGAGGTCATCCGCCGGGAGCGGGTCTGTGCCGAGTGGGCCCTGGAGGAAGTGGTGCGGGGCCTCCTCCAGCGCTTTGAGCAGCTGGCGGACGTGTACCTGCGGGAGCGGCAGGTGGACCTTTTGGACGTGGCCGCCCACTGGCAGCGGGAACTGCAGGGAAAGCCGCAGCCCCGGCTCGTCAACGGGCAGCCCCGCATCCTGGTGGCCGATGACATCCCGCCTTCCCAGGCGATTCAGCTTGCCGCCGGAAGCGTCATTGGCTTTGCCTCGGAAGCCGGAGGGCTCACCTCCCACACCACGATCATCGCCAAGTCCCTGGGGATTCCGGCGGTGGTGGGTGTGGAAGGGCTGGTGGAAGCTACCCGTCACGGCAACTTTGTGATCGTGGACGGCTTTGAGGGCCACGTGCTCATTAACCCCGAGCCTGCTTTGGTTGAGGTTTACCGCTGGCGGGCCCAGGAACACCGGCGCCGGCAGCAAAACCTGCTGCAGCAGGCGGGGCTGCCCGCCGAAACCACCGATGGTCACCGGGTGCGGCTTTTGGCCAACGTGGACCTCCTCCACGAAATCGAGGACGCCCACCGCGCCGGCGCCGAAGGCGTGGGCCTCTTCCGCTCGGAGTTTTTGTTCATGCAAACCGCCCCGCTGTTGCCCGACGAGGAGGCGCAATACCAGGTGTACCGAAAGCTGGTGGAGGGCTTCCCCGGCCAGGTGGTGACCATCCGCACCTACGACCTGGGTGGCAAGAAGCTTGCCCGGGAGGTCCTGGGGCAATTGGAGGCCAACCCCGCCCTGGGCCTGCGGGGCGTGCGCCTCTCCTTGGCTAGGCCCGACTTCTTCCGCACCCAGCTGCGCGCCTTATTGCGGGTGGCCGGGGAGTTTCCCGGCCAGGTGCGGGTAATGGTGCCGATGGTGGGCCACCTGGAAGAGGTGCGCACCGTCAAGGTAATGCTGGAGCGCCTGCGGCACGAGCTCGAAGAGGAAGGGAAGGCAACGCCTCCCGAGCTGGCCCTGGGCGCCATGGTGGAGGTCCCGGCGGCAGCGCTCTTGGCCGAGCACTTTGCCCGGGAGCTGGCGTTTCTCTCCATTGGTACCAACGACCTCACGCAGTACACCTTGGCGGTGGACCGGGCCAACCGGGAGCTGGCCCGCACCTACCGGCCGCTGCACCCGGCGGTATTGCGCCTCATTGAGAGGGTCATTACCGCGGGCCGACGCGCCGGTATCCCCGTGTCCCTCTGCGGCGAGCTGGCCGCCGACCCCATTGCGGTTCCGGTGCTCCTGGGATTAGGGCTTACCGAGTTTTCCATGCACCCCCCGGCCCTTCCTGTGGTGCGGAGCCTCATCCGCGCTATTTCCTTTGCCGATGCCAAGCGCATTGCCCGCCGCGCCCTGAGCATGGCCAGCGCCAAGGAGGTGGAGGAGTTTCTGTGGGAAATCGTGGCGGGTCTTTTGGCCAAGCTGCAACTGAGGGTACGGATATGA
- the hprK gene encoding HPr(Ser) kinase/phosphatase: protein MSQPPAPLKVSQFLADKRLAGLELTLSVASPVGLERPILSPRLQKPGLALAGFLASLRPGRVQVIGASEAEFLKTLPEPTRQERVASLVASTPPLVVVSKGNWETAELFANFCKAHEVVLAVSPANTSEVIERLSSALEVLLAPRTRIHGDLLDIFAVGVLLQGESGLGKSECALELIYRGHRLVADDVVEVFRVRQDQLIGQAPEKGRGVMEVRGLGIINIDQLFGAAAIRDWKPIDLVIQLVPEETLPVERLGLDQKFTEILGVRRPLLQVPVAAGRSLSLLVECAARRHLLLQRGVSDMGRAFVEAHDHVLKPE from the coding sequence ATGAGCCAACCACCAGCTCCTCTTAAGGTTTCCCAGTTCCTTGCGGACAAGAGGCTTGCCGGGCTTGAGCTCACACTTTCGGTGGCTTCGCCGGTGGGTCTGGAGCGGCCCATCCTTTCCCCCCGTTTGCAAAAACCGGGTTTGGCGCTGGCGGGTTTTTTGGCTTCTCTTCGGCCAGGGAGGGTGCAGGTCATTGGGGCCAGCGAAGCGGAGTTTTTAAAAACCCTCCCGGAGCCCACGCGGCAGGAGCGGGTGGCGAGTCTCGTCGCCAGCACCCCGCCCCTGGTGGTGGTGAGCAAGGGCAACTGGGAAACCGCGGAGCTTTTCGCCAACTTTTGCAAGGCCCATGAGGTGGTTTTGGCGGTAAGCCCGGCCAACACCTCGGAGGTCATCGAGCGGCTTTCCTCCGCCCTGGAAGTGCTTCTGGCCCCGCGAACCCGGATTCACGGCGACCTCCTGGACATCTTTGCGGTGGGCGTGTTGCTGCAGGGTGAATCGGGCCTGGGCAAGAGCGAATGCGCCCTGGAGCTCATTTACCGGGGCCACCGCTTGGTGGCCGACGACGTGGTGGAGGTCTTCCGGGTGCGGCAGGACCAGCTCATCGGCCAGGCCCCGGAAAAGGGGCGCGGCGTGATGGAGGTCCGGGGCCTGGGGATCATCAACATTGATCAGCTTTTTGGAGCCGCAGCCATCCGTGATTGGAAACCCATCGATCTGGTCATCCAGCTGGTCCCCGAGGAGACCCTGCCCGTGGAACGGCTGGGGCTGGACCAGAAGTTCACCGAGATCCTGGGGGTGCGTCGTCCGCTCCTGCAGGTTCCGGTGGCCGCCGGGCGCAGCCTCTCGTTGCTGGTGGAATGCGCGGCCCGGCGGCATTTGCTGCTCCAGCGGGGGGTCAGCGACATGGGCCGGGCCTTCGTGGAGGCCCACGACCACGTGCTCAAACCGGAATGA
- a CDS encoding HPr family phosphocarrier protein, whose translation MERAAKHQRTVELVNRLGLHARAASKFVQEASRFQAEIRVRHNDEEVNGKSILGLLLLAAPCGSKLTISAEGVDAEEALQALVQLVADRFGEPS comes from the coding sequence GTGGAAAGGGCAGCGAAGCATCAAAGAACAGTTGAGCTGGTAAACCGGCTGGGCCTTCATGCCCGCGCGGCTTCCAAGTTTGTGCAAGAGGCGTCCCGTTTCCAGGCGGAAATTCGGGTGCGCCACAACGACGAGGAAGTGAACGGGAAGTCCATCCTCGGCCTTTTGCTGCTTGCGGCTCCCTGTGGCTCCAAGCTTACCATTTCCGCCGAGGGTGTGGACGCTGAAGAGGCTTTGCAAGCGCTGGTCCAGCTGGTGGCCGATCGCTTTGGAGAGCCCAGTTGA
- a CDS encoding bifunctional nuclease family protein, whose translation MEQHLVEIKGLILDPVSNTPIVILKKADENVLLPIWIGVFEANAIAMELEGVQTPRPMTHDLMRSVIEALGAVVEGVLVHSLVENTFHATVALRTAEGRRVEVDARPSDAIALALRARAPIKVAEAVFQQAHALEVRDEGSEEEKLKEWLDSLTPEDIGKYKM comes from the coding sequence ATGGAGCAGCACCTTGTGGAAATCAAAGGCCTGATTTTGGATCCGGTCTCCAACACCCCCATTGTGATCCTCAAGAAAGCAGACGAGAACGTGCTTTTGCCCATCTGGATTGGGGTTTTTGAGGCCAACGCCATTGCCATGGAGCTGGAAGGGGTGCAAACGCCTCGCCCCATGACCCATGACCTCATGCGCTCGGTGATCGAAGCCCTGGGCGCAGTGGTGGAGGGCGTTTTGGTGCACTCCCTGGTGGAAAACACCTTCCACGCCACGGTGGCGCTCCGCACCGCCGAAGGTCGTCGGGTGGAGGTGGACGCCCGTCCCTCTGATGCCATTGCCCTGGCTTTGCGCGCCCGCGCCCCCATCAAGGTGGCCGAGGCGGTGTTCCAGCAGGCTCACGCCCTGGAAGTTCGGGATGAAGGTAGCGAAGAAGAAAAGCTCAAGGAGTGGCTGGACTCCTTAACCCCCGAAGACATCGGCAAATACAAGATGTAA
- a CDS encoding PTS sugar transporter subunit IIA: MVGILIISHGSLAEELLSAGRKIDSTLAQQAKALSLEWNVEPAKAKADIASALKELDSGEGVIVLTDMFGGTPTNLSLAFLDPARSELVTGVNLPMLVKLASLRREQNWTLKALARAVAEKGQKSIYVVSEVLEHKGGKGSEASKNS, translated from the coding sequence ATGGTGGGAATCCTCATCATTTCGCACGGTAGCTTGGCGGAGGAGCTCCTTTCGGCCGGAAGGAAGATTGACTCCACGTTGGCGCAGCAGGCCAAGGCTCTTTCCTTGGAGTGGAACGTCGAGCCGGCCAAGGCCAAGGCCGATATTGCCTCAGCCCTCAAGGAGCTGGATTCGGGCGAGGGCGTCATCGTGCTCACCGATATGTTTGGCGGCACGCCCACCAACCTCTCGCTGGCTTTCCTGGACCCTGCCCGCTCGGAGCTGGTCACCGGGGTCAACCTTCCCATGCTGGTGAAGCTTGCTTCCCTGCGCCGGGAGCAAAACTGGACGCTTAAAGCCCTGGCCCGGGCCGTGGCGGAAAAGGGGCAAAAGAGCATTTACGTGGTAAGCGAGGTGCTGGAGCACAAAGGTGGAAAGGGCAGCGAAGCATCAAAGAACAGTTGA
- a CDS encoding ParB/RepB/Spo0J family partition protein, protein MSSRRGLPDFRKMRHDRHFVEELASKSVVGVGVMLPVSQIETNREQPRTNLGDLSELTESIRQRGVLEPLLVRKVASGRYQLVAGERRFHAAVAAGLTEVPCVEMSLSDQEALEVALVENLQRRDLNPFEEAEGYRTLVEKYGYTHEQVAQAVGKSRTSITETLSLLNIPPAIRDLCRHADITAKSKLLIIARAKSIDEMERLVQAVLEEGADREALRALQATDAKQPESTGPTPAPPRFRPIQLRYRPSPTAPVRVSLTVARPGVSKEEILQALEDLISKLRSGEFDQRLGNG, encoded by the coding sequence GTGTCTAGCCGCCGCGGTCTTCCCGATTTTCGCAAGATGCGTCACGACCGCCACTTCGTGGAGGAGCTGGCCTCCAAGTCGGTGGTGGGGGTAGGCGTCATGCTCCCGGTTTCGCAAATCGAAACCAACCGCGAGCAGCCGCGGACCAACCTTGGGGACTTAAGCGAGCTCACCGAATCCATCCGCCAGCGGGGCGTTCTGGAGCCGCTCCTGGTGCGCAAGGTGGCCTCCGGCCGCTACCAGCTGGTGGCGGGGGAGCGGCGGTTCCATGCGGCGGTGGCGGCGGGTCTTACGGAAGTGCCCTGCGTGGAGATGTCGCTGAGCGACCAGGAGGCCCTGGAGGTAGCCCTGGTGGAGAACCTCCAGCGCCGGGACCTCAACCCCTTCGAGGAAGCCGAGGGCTACCGCACGCTGGTGGAAAAGTACGGTTACACCCACGAACAGGTGGCGCAGGCGGTGGGGAAGTCGCGGACTTCCATTACCGAGACGCTTTCGCTCTTGAACATCCCTCCCGCCATCCGTGACCTCTGTCGGCATGCCGACATTACCGCCAAGAGCAAGCTGCTCATCATTGCCCGGGCCAAGAGCATTGATGAAATGGAGCGCCTGGTGCAGGCGGTGCTGGAGGAAGGCGCCGATCGCGAGGCTCTCCGTGCTTTGCAGGCCACGGATGCCAAGCAGCCTGAAAGTACGGGACCTACGCCTGCACCCCCGCGTTTCCGCCCAATTCAACTCCGTTACCGTCCCAGCCCCACGGCGCCAGTGCGGGTGTCCCTTACCGTCGCACGGCCGGGGGTAAGCAAGGAAGAAATCCTTCAAGCCTTGGAAGACCTCATCAGCAAGCTGCGCTCCGGCGAGTTCGACCAGCGCCTGGGGAACGGATAA
- the rapZ gene encoding RNase adapter RapZ, with the protein MSQATKPRAIIVTGLSGAGKSIVTRCFEDLGFTCVDNLPLDLIEPLFERAFEAQGPPWVVVVDVRTPAFAAGFPALVEKLKARFPGIEVLFVDAADEVIVRRFQETRRPHPFRHLDLPEAVAYERQILQAVRAVASAVLDTSNYTPHELRAEVAKRFGTTELAQPLVVRCESFGFKFGLPPDATLVFDVRFLPNPYFVPELRPLPGDHPDVVAWLSSHQEVETVYGRLKGLVEELLPYYKREQKSYVVIAFGCTGGRHRSVYLASRLGEDLRRAGWFVRVHHRDRDREA; encoded by the coding sequence ATGAGCCAAGCCACCAAACCCCGAGCCATCATCGTCACCGGCCTTTCGGGTGCGGGTAAGTCCATCGTCACCCGCTGCTTCGAGGACCTGGGCTTTACCTGCGTGGACAACCTGCCCCTGGACCTCATCGAGCCGCTTTTTGAAAGGGCGTTTGAAGCCCAGGGGCCGCCCTGGGTGGTGGTGGTGGACGTGCGGACGCCAGCCTTTGCCGCCGGCTTTCCTGCGCTGGTGGAAAAGCTCAAGGCCAGGTTTCCGGGCATTGAGGTGCTGTTCGTGGATGCTGCCGACGAAGTCATCGTGCGCCGCTTCCAGGAAACCAGGCGCCCTCACCCCTTTCGTCATTTGGACCTGCCGGAAGCCGTGGCATACGAGCGTCAAATCCTCCAGGCGGTGCGGGCGGTGGCTTCGGCGGTGTTGGACACCTCCAACTACACCCCCCACGAGCTGCGTGCCGAGGTGGCCAAGCGGTTTGGCACCACCGAGCTGGCGCAACCGCTGGTGGTGCGCTGCGAAAGCTTTGGCTTCAAGTTTGGTTTGCCCCCCGACGCCACCCTGGTGTTTGACGTGCGCTTTCTGCCCAACCCTTACTTCGTCCCGGAGCTGCGCCCGCTGCCCGGCGATCACCCCGACGTGGTGGCCTGGCTTTCCAGCCACCAGGAGGTGGAAACCGTGTACGGCCGGCTCAAAGGGCTGGTGGAGGAGCTGTTGCCCTACTACAAGCGCGAGCAAAAGAGCTACGTGGTGATTGCCTTCGGCTGCACCGGTGGTCGCCACCGGTCGGTATACTTAGCTTCCCGATTGGGGGAGGACTTGCGGAGGGCGGGGTGGTTTGTGCGGGTCCACCATCGCGATCGGGATAGGGAAGCGTGA
- a CDS encoding cupin domain-containing protein: MTRFVEKPWGQEEIFAETPYYVGKILTVKAGHALSLQYHERKIETMRVLAGEGELHLGTLPLTGPMQVVAIAPGSVFHLEPRTVHRVVAVSDLTILEVSTPHLDDVVRLEDRYGREGTNKP; this comes from the coding sequence ATGACGCGATTCGTGGAAAAACCGTGGGGTCAGGAAGAAATCTTTGCGGAAACCCCGTACTACGTGGGCAAGATCCTCACCGTGAAGGCAGGCCATGCCCTCTCCCTGCAGTACCACGAGCGGAAAATCGAAACCATGCGGGTTTTGGCCGGGGAAGGGGAGCTCCACCTGGGTACGCTCCCCTTGACCGGCCCCATGCAGGTGGTGGCCATTGCTCCCGGCTCGGTCTTTCACCTGGAGCCGCGAACCGTGCATCGGGTGGTGGCGGTGAGCGACCTCACCATTTTGGAGGTTTCCACCCCGCACCTTGACGACGTGGTGCGCCTGGAGGATCGTTATGGCCGTGAGGGCACAAACAAACCTTAG